The Thermasporomyces composti region CATGACTCTGGTCTTATCACCCGTGCGGTCGACTGCCGGAGCCTGGCGTCCCCGCCGGACGACCCCTACCGGACCAACCGGACCAGACAGCCCGATATTCCGATCCGCCAACGAGAGTCCGCCAACGAGAGTCCGCCGGGGAGAGAGGCGGCCGACGAGCTGGCCTGGCGCCGCACGGTGAGCGATCACCCGGTCGTCCGGATCAGGACCTCGCGGAGCAGCTCGAGGGCGGCCACGACCGCCGCGCGCCGCACCGCCTGGCGGTCTCCCGACAGCTGGTACCGCCGAACCACCGTCTCCCCCGGTCCCGCACAGGCCAGGTCCACGGTGCCGACCGGCTGACCGCCGTGCGGCTCCGGCCCGGCGACACCGGTGGTCGCCAGGCCGTACGTGGCACCCAGTCGGTCACGCACGCCGACCGCCATGGCCTGCGCCGTCCGCGGGTGTACCGGTCCGTGCCGCTCCAACTCGGCGGCCGAGACCCCGAGCAGCGAGACCTTGAGGTCTGACGCGTAGGCGACCACGCCGCCACGGTAGATCCGCGACGAGCCCGCCCGCGCGGTCAGCGCCGCACCGAGAAGGCCACCGGTCAAGGACTCGGCGGTCGCCACCGTCCGTCCAGCCGCGAGAAGCCGCTCGTGGCACCACGCGGCGAGCTCAGCGCTCTCGTCCGCGGACGTGGTCGCTCCCGTCATCGTGTGCTCGCCTGTCGCAGCCGAACCGCCCGAACGACATAGTCGATTCCCGTCGCGACGGTGAGCACCACCGCCGCGCCCATGGTCACCTCCGCCACGAGTCGGGCCGCCCCCTCCAGGGGTAGCAGGTAGAGGGCGATCGCCACCGTCTGGAGCAGCGTCTTCGCCTTTCCACCGGGACTCGCGGCGATCACGCCGTGCCGGATCACCACGAACCGCACGGCGGTGACGCCGAGCTCGCGGACCAGGACGACCGCCGTGACCCACCAGGGCAGCTCGTTCAGCGAGGACAGGCAGATCAGCGCCGCCCCGACGAGGACCTTGTCCGCGACCGGGTCCGCGATCTTCCCGAAATCCGTGATCAGCGCGCGTCGGCGGGCCAGCTCGCCGTCGACCTTGTCCGTCAACGCCGCGAGGAGGAACGCGCCGAAGGCGAGCAGCCGTTGGCTCGAGCCGCCGTCTACCATCAGCCAGACGAACGGTGGCACGAGCACCAGGCGTAGCGCCGTCAGCGCGTTGGCGACGTTCCACGGCCCAGGACGGCGCTCCGATACCTGCGTCACCCGCCCACCTCGACCCACTGGTGGCCGACTGCTTCTCCGCCGGCCCGTTCGGGGCTCGTCCCGTCGCGGTCGACTGCGGCCGCGATGAGGTCGACGCCTTCGGTGGCGACGACACGCGCGCGCACCACGTCGCCCACCCGCGCGGACGTCACCCCGAGCACCCGCGTGGTGCCGTCGACCTCAGGTCCTTGGTGGGCCGCACGCCCCTCGATCACCACCGACCTCGCACCGCACGCCTCGGAGGTGCCACCGTCGTCGAGACCGCCGTGCGGGGCTCCGTCGACGTCTGTCTCGCCGGGTCCCGCCTCCCCAGGGCCAACGCTCTCGACGATGACGTCGACCACCTCCCCGATCCGGTCCTCGGCCCGCTGCGCCGTGAGCTCGTCGACCAGCGCCGTCACGTGCTGAACCCGGGCTTCGATCTCGTCCTCGTCGAGCTTGCCGTCGAACGTCGCGGCCTCGGTCCCGTCCTCGTCGGAGTAGCCGAAGACGCCCACGACGTCGAGCCGGGCAGCCTCCAGGAACTGGCAAAGCTCCTCGACATCGTCCTCGGTCTCGCCCGGAAAGCCCACGATCACGTTGCTCCGGATGCCGGCGGTGGGGTCCTTGGCGCGGATGGCCTCGATCAGGTCGAGGAAACGCTCCCGGTCGCCGAAGCGTCGCATCCGGCGTAGCACGGTAGGGCTGGCGTGCTGGAACGACAGGTCGAAGTACGGCGCCACGCCCGGTGTTCCCGTCAGAGCGTCGACGAGGCTCGGCCGCAGCTCCGCGGGCTGCAGGTACGAGAGCCGGATCCGAGCCACGCCCTCGATGGCGGCCAACTCCGGCAGGAGCCGTCGCTCCAGCAGCCGGAGGTCGCCCAGGTCCTTGCCGTAGGAGGTGGAGTTCTCGCTGACCAGGAACAGCTCCCGCGCGCCGTGCTCGACGAGCCACCGCGCCTCGGCCAGGATCTCCTCGGGCGGCCGGGACACGAAGGCACCCCGGAACCGCGGGATGGCGCAGAACGTGCACCGCCGGTCACATCCGGAGGCGAGCTTGAGCGGCGCGACCGGACCCTTGCCCAACCGCCGGCGGTACACCCGTGGCCCGCTCGCCGGACTGATCCCCACCGGCAGGTCGGGTGGCGCGAGCTCGGGCGGCTCAGGCGAGACGGCTCCGTGTCCGGGAATCACCGCGCGTGCGTTCCTCCGCTCGACCGGCGTGATGGGGAGCAGGGTCCGCCGGTCGCGTGGAGTGTGCGCCTCGTGCGGTGTGCCAGCGAGGATCGCCTGGAGCCGCGCCGCGATGTCTGGATAGTCGTCGAAGCTGAGAACCGCGTCCGCCTCGGGGAGCGCCTCAGCGAGCTCCTTGCCGTAGCGCTCGGCGAGACAGCCGACCGCGACGACCGCGCGTACGCGGCCGTCCTCCTTCAGGTCCGCCGCCGCCAACAATTGGTCCACGGAGTCCTTCTTGGCGCTCGCCACGAAGCCGCAGGTGTTGACCAGGACCGCGTCCGCCTCGCTCGCGTCATCCACGAGCGTGAAGCCGTTCTCGGCCAGTCGCCCGGCCAGCTCTTCGGAGTCCACCTCGTTGCGGGCGCAACCAAGCGTCACCAACGCCACCGCTGTGGGACGCGTCGCGCGCGTCGAGCCATCGTGCTGCGTCATCGGCGTCCATCTTCGCGTACGAGCGCGCCGTTGACGCAGCCCGGCCGCCGAACATCGTGGGATTGGTTGATTCCTACGAGCGGAGCGCCTCCTGCATGCCGCGTATGTACCCAAGTGCGAAGAGTCGCCCGTACATCGAGTAGCCGGGCTGATCGTTGCTGTCACCCTCCACGGTGGGCACGTGATCGGGCCGAATCGGCCCGTCGAAACCCACCTCGTGGTAGGTGCGCAGACACTCCCACATGTCGGTGGGCCCGTCGTCGTGCCACGTCTCCACGAACTTCTCGGCCGTGCCACGCACGTCTCGGAAATGGACGAAGAAGATCTTGCCTTGCCGACCGAAGTGGCGGATCACCGCGGGCAGATCGTCGGTCATCAGCCGGAAGTTGCCCTGACAGAAGGTGATGCCGTTGACCGGGCTGGGCACGAGGTCGAGCAGCCGCTGAAAGTTCTCGACGCTGCGCATGATCCGGCCGACCCCTCGAACCGGCGAGATCGGCGGGTCGTCGGGGTGCATGGCGAGCTTGACGTTCGCCTTCTCCGCCACGGGCACCACGCGGCGCAGGAAGTACT contains the following coding sequences:
- a CDS encoding CinA family protein — its product is MTGATTSADESAELAAWCHERLLAAGRTVATAESLTGGLLGAALTARAGSSRIYRGGVVAYASDLKVSLLGVSAAELERHGPVHPRTAQAMAVGVRDRLGATYGLATTGVAGPEPHGGQPVGTVDLACAGPGETVVRRYQLSGDRQAVRRAAVVAALELLREVLIRTTG
- the pgsA gene encoding CDP-diacylglycerol--glycerol-3-phosphate 3-phosphatidyltransferase, which encodes MTQVSERRPGPWNVANALTALRLVLVPPFVWLMVDGGSSQRLLAFGAFLLAALTDKVDGELARRRALITDFGKIADPVADKVLVGAALICLSSLNELPWWVTAVVLVRELGVTAVRFVVIRHGVIAASPGGKAKTLLQTVAIALYLLPLEGAARLVAEVTMGAAVVLTVATGIDYVVRAVRLRQASTR
- the rimO gene encoding 30S ribosomal protein S12 methylthiotransferase RimO, whose protein sequence is MTQHDGSTRATRPTAVALVTLGCARNEVDSEELAGRLAENGFTLVDDASEADAVLVNTCGFVASAKKDSVDQLLAAADLKEDGRVRAVVAVGCLAERYGKELAEALPEADAVLSFDDYPDIAARLQAILAGTPHEAHTPRDRRTLLPITPVERRNARAVIPGHGAVSPEPPELAPPDLPVGISPASGPRVYRRRLGKGPVAPLKLASGCDRRCTFCAIPRFRGAFVSRPPEEILAEARWLVEHGARELFLVSENSTSYGKDLGDLRLLERRLLPELAAIEGVARIRLSYLQPAELRPSLVDALTGTPGVAPYFDLSFQHASPTVLRRMRRFGDRERFLDLIEAIRAKDPTAGIRSNVIVGFPGETEDDVEELCQFLEAARLDVVGVFGYSDEDGTEAATFDGKLDEDEIEARVQHVTALVDELTAQRAEDRIGEVVDVIVESVGPGEAGPGETDVDGAPHGGLDDGGTSEACGARSVVIEGRAAHQGPEVDGTTRVLGVTSARVGDVVRARVVATEGVDLIAAAVDRDGTSPERAGGEAVGHQWVEVGG
- a CDS encoding mannonate dehydratase, whose amino-acid sequence is MKLAEFVPPGPEADALRRLVVQAGVQWAVGGLPVTSGVDRRGSDAPWDYLPLLSMKQRYENAGLRLAVIEARPPLQKTKRGLPGRDEEIDAVCTLIENMGRLGIPVWCYEWMADFNWLRTDTAVPSRGGSLVSGYDHALMEQAPPSEAGPISEEELWANLEYFLRRVVPVAEKANVKLAMHPDDPPISPVRGVGRIMRSVENFQRLLDLVPSPVNGITFCQGNFRLMTDDLPAVIRHFGRQGKIFFVHFRDVRGTAEKFVETWHDDGPTDMWECLRTYHEVGFDGPIRPDHVPTVEGDSNDQPGYSMYGRLFALGYIRGMQEALRS